In the Pseudoclavibacter endophyticus genome, TGGGGCACGCGGTCTGCGCTCACGCGGCGGCGTCGGTCGACGGAGTCCGTTCACGCCAGGTGATGACGTAGCGGCGGTCGAACCGGCTCGAACACCGGCCGCACGACCTGGCGCGGCCCGCGGCCGGGCGTCGGAACCGCACGAACTCGTGGCCGTGCGGGCAGTGCCCGATCCAGCGGGCGTACTCCGTCGCGACCTCGAGGGTGTGCGTCGTGCCGCCCGTGTAGCCGAGCCGGCGAGCAGTTGTGCGCCAATCCGGCCCGTGCGCCGCCCTGGGGCCTGCGACGGCGTGTGCGATCTCATGGAGCATCGTCTGCTGCATCGCGTCAATGGGATGCTTCGCCGCGAGGTATCTGGACAGCGTGATCCGTCGTTTGGTGTGGTCGCAGGCACCGGCGCGCTTCTTCGCGCGGTCGAAGGCGAACGACCAGCCAGCCGGCAGATGTTGACGCATGAGCATGATCGCGAGGCGCTCAACCTCGGCGAGGTCGGCCATCGCCTAGGCGTCGAGGGTGGGGATGCCGACACCGAGCGGCGCGTCATCGGCCGGCGACTCGGCGCCCTCCAGGACCGCTCGGGTGACGCGGATGGCGAATGTCGTCGGCTCGAGCTGACTCGGCGGAACGCCCTGGCGCTCGCGGTGGTCCTGCGCTGCCTCGAAGTCGGTGAGCGCCCCCCGGTAGTCGGCCTGCTCGAACTTCACGCGGCCCCGGTACTGCAGGGCGAACCCCGCGTGTTCGTGCCACTCGTGCGCGACGGCCTCGTCGACGCACCCCGTGAGCTCGACGAGCGCGGTGTCGAGTTTGCCCTGGTAGTGCTGCACCTGCGCTCGTCGCATGCGCGCGCCGAGCGCGTCTTCGCGTGCGCCGGTGAAGCGCGACTGCCGATACGCCGCCTGCGCCACCTCGAAGGCCTCGTCGAGCCGACCGAGCATTCGCAGCAGCACCACCTGCTCGGTGAGCGCGGCGAGGGATCGGTACTGGCGAACCTCGTCGAGCCGCGCCTCGGCGGCCTCGACATCGATTCGCTCGCGCAGCGTCTCGGGGTCGTAGCCAAGGATGATCGGTTCGGGCACGCGACGAGGGTACCCGCGCATCCCGCCGAGCGTGGTCGATCGGGTCCGCGCGTCGCCCAAGCCGGTCGCGCGGCGAGACACGGCCGGCGGCCGGAATTCGCCCGCCGCGCCGCGGGTCGGCTACCGCTCGCTGAAGACGGTCCCGCCCGGGAGCGGTGATGGCGTCGCGTTCTCATCGTGAACGGGCGCTGCCCCGCGCAGCCACTCGGCGACGTCCGCGCCCGCGAGCACCGACGCAGCAGGAAAGCCACTCGCGGTGAGGCGCGCGAGTCCGGGCAGGTCGCGGGGCTGCCGCGTGACGGCGGCGGTGAGGTTGCCGAAACGGCGGCCCTTCAGCACGCCGGGATCGCCGATCACGGTCTCGTGGCCGAA is a window encoding:
- a CDS encoding SprT-like domain-containing protein, with product MADLAEVERLAIMLMRQHLPAGWSFAFDRAKKRAGACDHTKRRITLSRYLAAKHPIDAMQQTMLHEIAHAVAGPRAAHGPDWRTTARRLGYTGGTTHTLEVATEYARWIGHCPHGHEFVRFRRPAAGRARSCGRCSSRFDRRYVITWRERTPSTDAAA